A genomic stretch from Malus domestica chromosome 15, GDT2T_hap1 includes:
- the LOC114819140 gene encoding uncharacterized protein yields MPTLGKKTVALESSANPNPRSNNEHLQTPKSLYEQSREDRIRENRERMQKLGIVDISLQLKSNIHSKRSTAKSYSNRCTTPSGPPSIRTLGPTRRSSRLKNATPVSYAEVHVSKKDDASYMKGIMLEEGERPEIYTEEHEKLLGNTDKTWTLFVDGYGKDGKRIYDPVRGKTCHQCRQKTLGHHTQCNQCNRLQGQFCGDCLYMRYGEHVIEANQNPDWICPVCRGICNCSFCRTKKGWPPTGILYKKISQLGFKSVAHYLIHTQRGQTNSGENLETTNPVSAKRSLQFPDVDASCEEIVKDDNDIGAIKPLVGQERDDEFKTEKENEIKSSTNLDINNQTSAERVLSFSDMVQQSENFGLSEVDHKVGDHLGLSKLQSESGRDDRQGEKENTMPLMDMKLGDSSNALETSSKSKMKPALDIEPSTDSIGGRLRQRRRKGNKLSDDELQEAKVEILDNSPALGPRSKLRKKHVLAEPSPDSIGGRLRQRRKVNA; encoded by the exons ATGCCTACTCTGGGAAAGAAGACCGTTGCCCTGGAATCCTCagcaaaccctaaccctagaagCAACAATGAGCACCTCCAAACCCCCAAGTCTTTGTACGAGCAGTCCAGAGAAGATCGAATCAGAGAAAACCGCGAAAGAATGCAAAAGCTCGGCATCGTTGACATCTCTCTTCAGCTCAAATCTAACATTCACTCGAAGAGATCAACAGCAAAGAGCTACTCCAACCGCTGTACGACGCCGTCTGGGCCCCCTTCCATTCGGACGCTAGGACCCACTCGTCGTTCTTCTAG ATTGAAGAATGCTACACCAGTGAGCTACGCGGAGGTGCATGTGTCGAAGAAGGATGACGCTTCGTACATGAAGGGTATTATGCTGGAGGAGGGTGAAAGGCCGGAGATTTACACGGAGGAGCATGAGAAGCTGTTAGGCAACACTGATAAGACCTGGACTCTGTTTGTGGATGGTTATGGAAAAGATGGAAAACGGATTTATGACCCGGTTAGAGGAAAGACTTGCCATCAATGCAG GCAGAAAACTCTGGGTCATCATACTCAATGTAACCAATGCAACAGGCTCCAAGGACAGTTTTGTGGTGATTGTTTGTACATGAG ATATGGGGAACATGTAATTGAAGCCAATCAGAATCCAGATTGGATTTGCCCTGTCTGCCGTGGAATCTGCAACTGTAGTTTTTGTCGGACGAAAAAAGGGTGGCCTCCTACTGGCATCCTCTACAAGAAG ATATCGCAACTAGGTTTCAAATCAGTTGCACACTATCTCATTCACACCCAACGGGGACAGACAAATTCAGGAGAAAATCTGGAAACCACCAATCCAGTTTCTGCAAAGAGGTCATTGCAATTCCCAGATGTAGATGCATCATGTGAAGAAATTGTCAAGGACGACAATGATATTGGAGCAATAAAACCTCTGGTTGGGCAAGAAAGAGATGACGAGTTTAAGACTGAGAAGGAGAATGAAATCAAGAGCAGCACAAATCTAGATATTAACAACCAAACTTCTGCTGAGAGGGTATTGTCCTTTTCAGATATGGTACAGCAGTCTGAAAATTTTGGATTGTCTGAGGTCGACCACAAGGTTGGTGACCACCTTGGATTGTCAAAGCTTCAATCTGAAAGTGGCAGAGATGATCGTCAAGGTGAGAAAGAGAATACAATGCCCTTGATGGATATGAAACTTGGTGATAGCAGTAATGCATTGGAAACTAGCTCAAAGTCTAAAATGAAGCCTGCTCTGGATATTGAACCGAGCACTGATAGTATTGGTGGAAGACTGAGGCAGAGACGCAGGAAAGGAAACAAGCTTAGTGATGATGAATTACAAGAGGCAAAAGTGGAAATTCTAGATAACAGTCCTGCATTGGGCCCAAGATCAAAGCTCAGGAAGAAGCATGTTCTTGCTGAACCAAGTCCAGACAGCATTGGTGGAAGATTGAGGCAGAGGCGTAAGGTCAACGCGTAA
- the LOC114821779 gene encoding GDSL esterase/lipase At2g23540-like, with protein sequence MAMEYNSCTAACGFVLLLVFNQSYLGNAADQGQGLGASFIFGDSLVDAGNNNYLPTLSKANMVPNGIDLKASGGKPTGRFTNGRTIGDIVGEELGQPNYALPYLSPNATGKALLVGVNYASGGAGILNATGRIFINRVGMDIQVDFFNQTRKQIDKVLGPSKAKEYIMKRSIFSITAGSNDFLNNYLLPVLSIGTRISQSPDAFIDDLISHFRVQLTRLYQLDARKFVIGSVGPIGCIPYQKTINQLNPDQCVELPNKLALQYNGRLKGLLAELNKNLPGSTFVYANVYDLVMDVITNYEKYGFTTASVACCGNGGQYAGIIPCGPQSSLCEDRLMHVFWDPYHPSDAANLIIAKKLLDGDTKIIYPMNLRQLRDHGLG encoded by the exons ATGGCCATGGAGTATAATTCTTGCACTGCGGCCTGCGGGTTTGTTCTTTTGCTCGTTTTTAATCAGAGTTATTTGGGAAATGCTGCTGATCAAGGTCAAGGGTTAGGagcttcttttatttttggtgaTTCTCTGGTTGATGCTGGAAACAATAATTATTTACCAACGTTGTCCAAGGCGAATATGGTTCCAAACGGGATCGATTTGAAAGCATCTGGAGGAAAACCTACCGGAAGGTTTACCAATGGTAGAACCATTGGTGATATAGTTG GAGAAGAATTGGGGCAACCAAACTATGCACTCCCATATTTGTCACCAAATGCCACAGGAAAAGCCCTATTGGTTGGGGTGAATTATGCATCAGGAGGAGCAGGGATTTTGAATGCAACAGGAAGAATATTT ATTAATAGGGTGGGAATGGATATCCAAGTCGATTTTTTCAACCAGACAAGGAAGCAGATTGACAAGGTATTGGGCCCATCAAAGGCAAAAGAGTACATTATGAAAAGATCCATTTTTTCAATCACAGCTGGGTCCAATGACTTTTTGAACAATTATCTCCTACCAGTCCTCTCCATTGGAACAAGAATTTCTCAGAGCCCAGAcgcttttattgatgatttgaTCTCTCACTTCAGAGTCCAACTTACT AGACTTTATCAATTGGATGCTCGAAAATTTGTGATTGGAAGCGTTGGACCTATTGGCTGCATACCATACCAAAAGACCATAAATCAACTGAATCCAGACCAGTGTGTGGAGTTGCCAAATAAGCTAGCTCTTCAGTACAATGGCCGGTTGAAGGGCTTGCTTGCTGAACTGAATAAGAACCTTCCAGGTTCAACATTTGTTTATGCAAACGTGTATGATCTAGTGATGGACGTCATTACGAATTATGAAAAATATG GATTTACAACAGCAAGTGTAGCATGCTGTGGAAATGGTGGCCAATACGCAGGTATAATTCCATGTGGTCCACAATCCAGTCTCTGCGAGGATCGGTTGATGCATGTTTTCTGGGATCCCTACCATCCAAGTGATGCTGCCAACCTTATAATCGCCAAAAAATTGCTCGATGGAGACACAAAAATAATTTATCCAATGAATCTCAGACAACTTCGAGACCATGGATTAGGGTAA